A portion of the Shewanella sp. SNU WT4 genome contains these proteins:
- a CDS encoding tyrosine-type recombinase/integrase: protein MSSNSQDKWLTTIQNKGSSQDIAVDNQHYFSQKNLPAELIARIQQAEQETLSAKNENTMRNYRLYWRQFTEWCQQFGVSFIPADPQIVLAYLQAQSEKITDRGFHLSPSTLHNMLAAINYAHDINQLPSPTKLKQIQEYLDTINRNRRRTTMDNQKRAIVDYYLEQLIATTAEEIAPRRRARDLAIILMGRQGAFRRSELADLTLNDLEFLPDRIIVTLRFSKASQDGRHKHSKELLKDEKYSCYQALLDWIEIAGLPKRGNIQLFQSITRWDKLARPRAKQNKPVNFSGQEVYRIIKKRCQIAQLDAELFGAHSLRSGLLTQWARDGKSIFAMKQRSGHRSVTSVDRYVQTA from the coding sequence ATGTCTAGCAATTCACAAGATAAATGGTTAACCACAATTCAAAATAAAGGCAGTAGCCAAGATATTGCTGTTGATAATCAACATTACTTTAGCCAAAAAAACTTACCTGCTGAGCTGATTGCGAGGATCCAACAAGCTGAACAAGAAACCTTGTCGGCAAAGAATGAAAACACTATGCGTAACTATCGTCTATATTGGCGACAGTTTACCGAATGGTGTCAGCAGTTTGGGGTTAGCTTCATTCCTGCTGATCCACAAATTGTACTTGCCTATCTGCAAGCGCAAAGTGAAAAGATTACTGATCGCGGCTTTCACTTAAGTCCATCGACACTACACAATATGTTGGCGGCAATTAATTATGCTCATGATATTAATCAACTGCCCTCGCCGACCAAGTTAAAACAAATTCAAGAATATCTTGATACTATCAATCGCAATCGCCGCCGAACTACTATGGATAATCAAAAGCGCGCCATTGTCGATTATTACTTAGAACAATTGATAGCGACTACTGCTGAAGAAATTGCACCGCGGCGTCGGGCGCGCGATCTTGCCATCATTTTAATGGGCCGCCAAGGTGCCTTTCGCCGCTCAGAGTTAGCTGACTTGACCCTAAATGATCTTGAGTTTTTACCCGACCGAATTATTGTGACGTTGCGATTTAGCAAGGCAAGTCAGGATGGACGGCATAAACACAGCAAAGAATTATTAAAAGATGAAAAATATAGCTGCTATCAAGCCCTACTCGATTGGATAGAAATCGCCGGATTACCGAAGCGCGGCAATATACAATTATTTCAGTCGATTACCCGCTGGGATAAATTAGCGCGGCCAAGAGCCAAGCAAAATAAACCGGTTAATTTTAGCGGCCAAGAGGTTTATCGTATTATCAAAAAACGCTGCCAAATAGCACAATTAGATGCCGAATTATTTGGTGCGCATAGTTTACGCAGTGGCTTGCTGACTCAGTGGGCGCGTGATGGAAAATCTATCTTTGCTATGAAACAGCGTAGCGGTCATAGGTCAGTAACATCGGTTGACCGTTACGTACAAACCGCATAA
- a CDS encoding manganese-dependent inorganic pyrophosphatase has protein sequence MTIFVVGHKIPDSDSICGAIALAYLKNQIGEAAVATRLGDISPETAFILERFGVEAPEYKQHYAGEQVYIVDHSELTQAPDDIAEATIVGIVDHHKLGDLTTSTPLECWIRPVGCSNTVIKMMYDFYGVAIPKDIAGIMLCAILSDTVIFKSPTCTTADIRCVEALAEIAGVEDFKALGMEMFLVKSAVEGTPARELVMRDFKDFNMNGNLVGIGQLEVIDLSVFDTIKADLEADIALLKQEGQRHSVILLLTDIMKEGSEMLIISDDEHLSHKAYGKASENGRVWLDGVLSRKKQVVPQLQSAFA, from the coding sequence ATGACCATTTTTGTAGTGGGACATAAGATCCCTGATTCTGATTCAATTTGTGGCGCTATCGCTTTAGCTTATTTAAAAAACCAAATTGGTGAAGCTGCAGTTGCCACTCGTTTAGGTGATATTTCTCCTGAAACAGCATTCATCTTAGAACGTTTTGGTGTTGAAGCGCCTGAATATAAACAGCATTATGCTGGTGAGCAGGTGTATATTGTTGATCATTCTGAACTCACTCAAGCGCCAGATGATATTGCTGAAGCGACTATTGTTGGTATTGTTGACCACCATAAATTAGGTGATTTAACGACTTCTACACCATTAGAGTGTTGGATCCGTCCAGTAGGTTGTAGTAACACGGTCATCAAAATGATGTATGACTTTTATGGTGTGGCCATTCCTAAGGATATCGCCGGCATTATGTTATGTGCCATCTTAAGTGATACTGTTATTTTCAAATCACCAACCTGCACCACAGCTGATATTCGCTGCGTTGAAGCATTAGCTGAAATTGCAGGCGTTGAAGATTTTAAAGCCCTGGGCATGGAAATGTTCTTGGTGAAATCAGCGGTCGAAGGCACGCCAGCTCGCGAACTTGTCATGCGTGATTTTAAAGACTTTAATATGAACGGTAATTTAGTTGGTATTGGCCAATTAGAAGTTATCGACTTATCTGTCTTTGATACAATCAAAGCTGATTTGGAAGCGGATATTGCCTTATTAAAGCAAGAAGGCCAACGTCATAGTGTCATTTTATTACTGACTGACATTATGAAAGAAGGCTCAGAAATGTTAATCATTTCTGATGATGAGCACTTGTCTCATAAAGCTTATGGCAAAGCCAGCGAAAATGGCCGCGTGTGGTTAGATGGTGTACTGAGCCGTAAGAAGCAAGTTGTTCCACAATTGCAATCAGCTTTTGCTTAA
- the lolA gene encoding outer membrane lipoprotein chaperone LolA gives MNAIKTLCLSMTLAAVSTASVATDSTDLQKKLANMQSLQADFSQKVTDVNDKVIQQGSGTLAMQTPNLLNWHLTAPDESLIVANNDGVWIYNPFAEEVTILDAKEILTASPLALLVSRDEKVWSQYQVAASGDCYKITPIQLDAQVQNVNLCIKGNKLVNLSILDNQGNNSQFELSNQQVLAANNSQQFSFAIPDGVDIDDQRKAVVGGQ, from the coding sequence ATGAATGCAATTAAAACGTTGTGCCTCAGCATGACATTAGCCGCAGTATCAACGGCAAGCGTTGCCACTGATAGTACGGATTTACAAAAAAAATTAGCGAACATGCAGTCACTGCAAGCTGACTTTAGCCAAAAAGTTACCGATGTGAATGATAAAGTCATTCAACAAGGAAGCGGCACCCTTGCGATGCAAACGCCGAATTTACTCAATTGGCATTTGACTGCGCCCGATGAATCTTTGATTGTGGCGAATAATGATGGCGTGTGGATTTATAACCCCTTTGCTGAAGAAGTGACTATTTTGGATGCCAAGGAAATCCTTACGGCATCGCCATTAGCGCTTTTGGTTTCTCGTGACGAGAAAGTATGGAGTCAATATCAAGTGGCGGCGAGTGGTGATTGTTATAAAATCACCCCAATTCAACTCGATGCACAAGTGCAAAACGTTAACTTGTGCATTAAGGGCAATAAATTAGTTAACTTGTCTATTCTCGATAATCAAGGCAACAACAGCCAGTTTGAGTTGTCCAATCAACAAGTATTAGCTGCCAATAACAGTCAGCAGTTTAGCTTTGCTATTCCGGATGGCGTTGATATAGATGATCAGCGCAAAGCGGTTGTTGGCGGTCAATAG
- the lrp gene encoding leucine-responsive transcriptional regulator Lrp, translating into MPNNKNNPVKELDRIDRNILNELQIDGRISNVELSKRVGLSPTPCLERVKRLEKQGYINGYTALVNPHYLGASLLVFVEITLTRDTPEVFDKFNRAVQLLDDIQECHLVSGDFDYLLKTRVSDMSAYRRLLGETLLKLPAVSDTRTYVVMEEVKQTNRVAINSLLEV; encoded by the coding sequence ATGCCAAATAATAAGAACAACCCTGTAAAGGAACTTGATCGTATTGATCGCAACATCCTTAATGAGTTACAAATTGACGGTCGGATTTCTAATGTTGAACTGTCCAAACGCGTTGGTTTAAGTCCAACACCGTGTTTGGAACGAGTAAAAAGGCTCGAAAAGCAAGGGTATATCAATGGCTACACCGCATTGGTTAATCCTCATTACTTAGGCGCATCTTTACTAGTGTTTGTAGAAATTACTTTAACTAGAGATACGCCTGAAGTGTTTGATAAATTTAATCGTGCAGTGCAATTGCTGGATGATATTCAAGAATGCCACTTGGTTTCTGGTGACTTTGACTATTTATTGAAGACTCGAGTCTCTGATATGTCTGCTTATCGCCGCTTGTTAGGCGAGACATTACTTAAACTTCCTGCGGTATCTGATACTCGTACCTATGTCGTTATGGAAGAAGTTAAACAAACAAATCGCGTTGCTATAAACTCATTATTGGAAGTGTAA
- a CDS encoding replication-associated recombination protein A, which translates to MSSFSFDFAPDFRPLAARMRPSTLAEYVGQTHILGPDKPLRLALEAGRAHSMLFWGPPGTGKTTLAELVAHYTNAHVERISAVSSGVKEIRAAIEQAKMVAQSRGQRTLLFVDEVHRFNKSQQDAFLPYIEDGTVIFVGATTENPSFEINNALLSRARIYFIHKLSNADIEQLVRQALTDEQRGLGKRQLILSDHVAQQLAIVAGGDGRKALNLVELMADLASDGSELTIETLAQVAGEPIAQYDKGGDAFYDLISAVHKSIRGSAPDAALYWFCRILEGGGDPLYVARRLLAIASEDIGNADPQAMTVALNAWDCFNRVGPAEGERAIAQAILYLASAPKSNAVYVAFSAARELAKQTGQEPVPLHLRNAPTHLMKDLGFGAQYRYAHDEDNAYASGENYFPEVLKNAQCYAPTERGFEKRIAEKLRTLKQWDKDSKQQRYD; encoded by the coding sequence GTGTCTAGTTTCAGTTTTGATTTTGCGCCGGATTTTAGGCCGTTAGCTGCCAGAATGCGCCCAAGCACTCTGGCAGAATATGTGGGCCAAACCCATATTTTAGGGCCAGATAAACCGTTACGACTGGCGCTTGAAGCGGGTCGCGCTCACTCCATGTTATTTTGGGGCCCACCAGGCACAGGAAAAACCACCTTAGCTGAACTGGTCGCACATTATACCAATGCCCACGTGGAGCGCATTTCTGCAGTATCTTCAGGGGTCAAAGAAATTCGCGCGGCCATTGAGCAAGCCAAAATGGTGGCGCAATCGCGCGGCCAACGTACGTTATTATTCGTCGATGAAGTGCATAGATTCAATAAGAGCCAGCAAGATGCTTTCTTGCCTTATATTGAAGATGGTACAGTCATTTTTGTGGGAGCCACCACAGAAAACCCCTCGTTTGAAATCAATAATGCGCTATTGTCGCGTGCTCGAATTTATTTTATTCATAAATTGTCGAATGCAGATATTGAGCAATTAGTGCGTCAAGCCCTAACCGATGAACAACGAGGTTTAGGCAAGCGTCAGTTAATTTTATCAGATCATGTCGCCCAGCAACTGGCCATAGTTGCCGGCGGTGATGGTCGTAAAGCGCTTAATTTAGTAGAGCTAATGGCAGATCTTGCTAGTGATGGCAGTGAACTAACCATAGAAACACTGGCTCAAGTGGCCGGCGAGCCAATCGCGCAATATGATAAAGGCGGTGATGCCTTTTATGATTTAATTTCTGCGGTGCATAAATCTATTCGCGGTAGTGCTCCCGATGCGGCGTTATATTGGTTTTGCCGAATTTTAGAAGGTGGCGGCGATCCTTTATATGTGGCAAGGCGCTTACTTGCCATTGCCTCCGAAGATATTGGTAATGCCGATCCGCAGGCGATGACAGTAGCACTCAATGCATGGGATTGTTTCAATCGGGTAGGACCTGCAGAAGGTGAACGCGCCATAGCCCAAGCCATTTTATATTTAGCATCGGCACCTAAAAGTAATGCCGTTTATGTTGCTTTTAGTGCTGCGCGCGAATTAGCCAAACAAACGGGTCAAGAACCTGTGCCGCTGCATTTACGCAATGCACCCACGCATTTGATGAAAGACTTAGGCTTTGGCGCGCAATATCGTTATGCCCATGATGAAGACAATGCCTACGCCAGTGGTGAGAATTACTTCCCTGAAGTATTAAAAAATGCGCAGTGTTATGCTCCCACTGAGCGCGGTTTTGAAAAGCGCATTGCTGAGAAATTGCGCACATTAAAACAATGGGATAAGGATAGTAAACAACAACGTTATGACTAA
- the serS gene encoding serine--tRNA ligase → MLDPKFLRNELETTAERLANRGFILDVAHLNALEEKRKSLQVDTEELQAKRNAISKSIGQAKARGEDVAPIMAQVGDLGAQLDASKIELASLLEELNGIALSMPNLPDESVPQGKDENDNVEVRRWGEPTQLGFTPKDHVDLGEGLAGLDFKNAVKITGSRFIVMKGQVARMHRALAQFMLDLHTTEHGYTEAYVPYLVNADSLMGTGQLPKFGEDLFHTKPATEEGQGLSLIPTAEVPLTNLVRDTIVDEAELPIKMTAHTPCFRSEAGSYGKDTRGLIRQHQFDKVEMVQLVKPEDSAQALEELTGHAEKVLQKLGLPYRVMVLCTGDMGFGSSKTYDIEVWLPAQDTYREISSCSNMKDFQTRRMQARFRSKEDNKPALLHSLNGSGLAVGRTLVAVLENYQNEDGTVTVPEALRPYMGGLEKLG, encoded by the coding sequence ATGTTAGATCCTAAATTTCTTCGAAATGAATTAGAAACTACCGCTGAACGCTTAGCTAATCGCGGTTTTATCCTTGACGTCGCTCACTTAAATGCTCTTGAAGAAAAGCGTAAATCTTTACAGGTTGACACTGAAGAACTTCAAGCGAAACGCAATGCTATTTCTAAATCTATTGGCCAAGCTAAAGCGCGTGGCGAAGATGTTGCGCCTATCATGGCTCAAGTCGGTGATTTAGGTGCGCAGTTAGATGCGAGTAAAATTGAATTAGCTAGCTTACTTGAAGAGCTGAACGGCATTGCCTTGAGCATGCCAAACTTGCCAGATGAATCTGTACCACAAGGTAAAGATGAAAATGACAACGTTGAAGTTCGTCGTTGGGGCGAGCCAACTCAATTAGGTTTTACACCAAAAGATCATGTGGATTTAGGTGAAGGACTTGCCGGCTTAGATTTCAAAAATGCCGTGAAAATTACCGGTTCACGTTTTATCGTGATGAAAGGTCAAGTGGCAAGAATGCACCGTGCATTAGCCCAGTTTATGCTGGACTTACACACCACTGAACATGGTTACACTGAAGCTTATGTTCCTTACTTGGTGAATGCCGACAGTTTAATGGGAACTGGTCAGTTGCCAAAGTTTGGCGAAGACTTATTCCACACTAAGCCTGCGACCGAAGAAGGCCAAGGCTTAAGTTTAATCCCAACGGCTGAAGTACCGTTAACCAACTTAGTGCGCGACACTATTGTTGATGAAGCTGAACTGCCAATTAAGATGACCGCTCACACTCCATGTTTCCGTAGTGAAGCAGGTTCTTACGGTAAAGATACTCGCGGCTTAATCCGTCAGCATCAATTCGACAAAGTTGAAATGGTGCAATTAGTGAAGCCAGAAGATTCTGCCCAGGCACTGGAAGAGTTAACGGGTCACGCTGAAAAAGTGTTACAAAAGCTTGGCTTACCATATCGAGTTATGGTGCTGTGTACTGGCGACATGGGTTTTGGTTCTAGCAAAACTTATGACATCGAAGTATGGTTACCAGCGCAAGATACTTACCGTGAAATTTCTTCTTGCAGCAACATGAAAGATTTCCAGACTCGTCGTATGCAAGCGCGTTTCAGATCAAAAGAAGATAATAAGCCAGCCTTATTACATAGCTTGAACGGATCAGGTTTGGCCGTTGGTCGCACCTTAGTTGCTGTGCTTGAAAACTATCAAAATGAAGATGGCACAGTTACTGTTCCAGAAGCGTTGCGTCCATACATGGGCGGTTTAGAAAAATTAGGCTAA
- the crcB gene encoding fluoride efflux transporter CrcB, which yields MTNVLLIACGGAFGAVFRYFISIMMIQLFGSGFPFGTLLVNILGSFIMGCVYAYGQVSHLSPELKALVGVGFLGALTTFSTFSNETMLLINQAQWFKAGLNILLNLGLCLGAVYIGQQLIFSRV from the coding sequence ATGACTAATGTCTTATTAATTGCCTGTGGCGGCGCTTTTGGTGCAGTTTTTCGCTATTTTATTTCAATTATGATGATCCAGCTATTTGGTAGCGGTTTTCCTTTTGGTACACTGTTAGTCAATATATTGGGTTCATTTATCATGGGTTGTGTCTACGCTTACGGTCAGGTATCTCATTTGAGTCCTGAACTAAAAGCTTTGGTCGGTGTGGGCTTCCTTGGAGCATTAACCACATTCTCCACTTTTTCGAATGAGACTATGCTGCTGATAAATCAGGCTCAATGGTTTAAAGCTGGCTTAAACATATTGTTGAACCTCGGGCTGTGCTTAGGTGCAGTTTACATAGGGCAACAGTTGATCTTCTCCCGCGTATAA
- a CDS encoding IS3 family transposase (programmed frameshift), whose protein sequence is MARYSPERKEAILKKLLPPHNLTVAEVAREEGIAVQTLYHWRDIVRKEGRPVPGKTLTTDDWSAEAKFAVLIETAPLSEAELSQYCREKGLFREQVQQWKQDCLAGFQTSEVQTKTIKQQAKADRAEIKSLQRELRYKEKALAEAAALLVLRKKPQCALGGRQRGELTPLPERIELIALIQEAYINGARLYKACAETGLSKRTYRRWYRAGQVQADLRPIAARPEPANKLEAHERQQILSVCNQEEYASLPPSQIVPTLLDSGIYIASESSFYRVLHANNQLNHRGRTQIAVNRSKPLSYRADGPNQVWSWDITYLASTVKGQFYYLYMFEDIYSRKIVGYEVHEQECGEYAAALIQRCMLREQCFNTPLVLHSDNGAPMKSLTMKAKLEELGITASLSRPRVSNDNPFSESLFKTLKYRPQWPKSGFSSLAGAREWVEKFVKWYNDEHKHSQLNFVSPGQRHAQLDNAILAKRKEVLEAAKARRPTRWSKDVRNCEAVGAVTLNPDKAPIEGVINAA, encoded by the exons ATGGCTCGGTATTCACCAGAACGTAAAGAGGCGATCCTTAAAAAATTATTACCGCCTCACAATTTAACGGTCGCAGAGGTTGCTCGGGAAGAAGGCATTGCGGTGCAAACCTTGTATCATTGGCGAGATATTGTCAGAAAAGAAGGTCGCCCCGTGCCAGGTAAAACATTAACAACTGATGACTGGTCAGCTGAAGCTAAGTTTGCGGTACTCATTGAAACAGCCCCGCTATCGGAAGCCGAGTTAAGTCAGTATTGCCGTGAAAAAGGCTTGTTCCGCGAACAAGTACAGCAGTGGAAACAGGATTGTTTAGCTGGTTTTCAAACCTCAGAAGTACAAACCAAAACCATTAAACAGCAGGCCAAGGCTGACAGAGCCGAAATCAAATCATTGCAACGAGAATTGCGCTACAAGGAGAAAGCGCTGGCTGAAGCTGCTGCGTTACTGGTGCTCAGAAAAAAGC CTCAATGCGCTCTGGGGGGACGACAGCGAGGAGAGCTAACTCCCTTGCCTGAGCGCATAGAATTGATTGCCTTAATTCAAGAGGCGTATATCAATGGTGCTCGCCTTTACAAGGCTTGTGCTGAAACTGGACTCAGTAAACGCACTTATCGACGTTGGTATCGAGCAGGCCAAGTGCAAGCCGATTTAAGACCAATAGCGGCTCGACCAGAACCGGCAAATAAACTCGAAGCACATGAGCGACAACAGATATTAAGTGTGTGTAATCAAGAGGAGTATGCCAGCTTACCACCGTCGCAAATTGTGCCGACATTATTAGATAGCGGGATTTATATCGCCTCAGAATCAAGCTTTTACAGAGTGTTACATGCCAATAATCAACTTAATCATCGTGGTCGCACCCAGATTGCTGTTAATCGAAGTAAACCGTTAAGTTATCGGGCTGATGGGCCCAATCAAGTGTGGTCGTGGGACATCACTTATTTGGCTTCAACCGTCAAAGGCCAGTTTTATTATCTGTACATGTTTGAAGATATTTACAGTAGAAAAATAGTGGGTTACGAAGTTCACGAACAAGAATGCGGTGAGTACGCAGCCGCGCTAATCCAACGCTGCATGTTACGCGAGCAATGTTTTAATACGCCATTAGTGCTGCACTCTGATAATGGGGCGCCGATGAAGTCACTGACCATGAAAGCCAAGCTAGAAGAACTCGGTATTACGGCATCATTAAGTCGGCCGCGGGTGAGTAACGACAACCCCTTTTCAGAGTCGTTATTTAAAACCTTAAAATACCGACCACAGTGGCCAAAATCGGGTTTTAGCAGTTTAGCTGGCGCAAGAGAATGGGTTGAGAAGTTTGTGAAGTGGTACAACGATGAGCATAAACACAGCCAGCTCAATTTTGTCTCACCAGGACAACGTCATGCTCAGCTAGATAACGCGATTTTAGCCAAGCGTAAGGAAGTGCTTGAAGCGGCAAAGGCAAGAAGACCGACGCGCTGGTCTAAAGACGTGAGAAATTGTGAGGCGGTTGGAGCCGTGACCCTAAACCCAGATAAAGCACCAATAGAAGGCGTAATAAATGCAGCTTAA
- a CDS encoding DNA translocase FtsK 4TM domain-containing protein — protein MSQGTQSYTLSGLQRLLEGALLCCCIFAAFILLSLTSFDPADPGWSQTHFQGEINNLTGAVGAWIADVLFYFFGYTAYLVPIMVALTGWLLFKRAYRLLEIDYFSVGLRLVGFLLVIMGIAALASMNASDIYAFSAGGVCGDVIVGAMLPYFNPLGTTLLLLSFVGAGFTLLTGISLMTIVEWVGQGSIWCFEQLRQLPSYLASEKLASNRDSEDTKGFMSLVAKFKSQVSSQRDDSNDKPDFDYDQMVKNQVTYERKHQDVDSEPLVDDDHLRFDDPTQHDAEPNFDADTHSYSQANNKDDTFDVGFSALDSDTPWDDEPDAPKPNSENDYADDNLSANAEDIVDALDDVYQSPIKPAKQAKIVDGIVVIDGQSVVPPRPSTPLPCISLLDVPNRSKNPISEEELEQIARLVELKLADFNISAQVVGVFPGPVVTRFELELAPGIKASKITNLANDLARSLLAERVRVVEVIPGKAYVGLELPNKFRETVFMRDVLDSDTFRQSQSPLSMVLGQDISGEPVIADLGKMPHLLVAGTTGSGKSVGVNVMITSLLYKSTPEDVRFIMIDPKMLELSVYEGIPHLLCEVVTDMKDAANALRWCVGEMERRYKLMSAMGVRNLKGYNAKIAHAKEHGQEIPDPLWKSSESMLDEAPALEKLPALVVVVDEFADMMMIVGKKVEELITRIAQKARAAGIHLILATQRPSVDVITGLIKANIPTRIAFQVSSRIDSRTILDQQGAENLLGMGDMLYLPPGTSVPTRVHGAFIDDHEVHKVVADWKARGTPQYIDEILQGSSDGEQVLLPGETSQAEEDIDPLYDEAVAFVTETRRGSISSVQRKFKIGYNRAARIIEQMEAQGVVSSQGHNGNREVLAPPPPRH, from the coding sequence TTGTCTCAGGGAACACAATCATACACTTTATCCGGCTTGCAGCGTTTACTTGAAGGCGCCTTACTTTGTTGTTGCATCTTCGCTGCATTTATCCTGTTATCTTTAACCAGTTTTGATCCTGCGGACCCTGGTTGGAGTCAGACTCATTTTCAAGGTGAGATTAATAATCTCACCGGCGCAGTTGGTGCTTGGATTGCCGATGTGCTGTTTTATTTTTTTGGCTATACCGCCTACTTAGTCCCTATTATGGTGGCTTTAACCGGCTGGCTGCTATTTAAGCGTGCTTATCGTTTATTAGAAATTGACTACTTTTCTGTGGGTTTACGTTTAGTAGGTTTTCTATTAGTGATCATGGGTATTGCGGCGTTAGCAAGCATGAACGCTAGTGATATCTATGCATTTTCTGCAGGCGGCGTTTGTGGTGATGTCATCGTCGGTGCCATGTTGCCATACTTCAATCCACTGGGTACCACCTTACTTTTATTGTCTTTCGTCGGCGCAGGTTTTACGTTACTGACAGGCATTAGCTTAATGACAATTGTTGAGTGGGTCGGGCAGGGGAGTATCTGGTGCTTTGAACAGCTGCGCCAGCTACCAAGCTACTTAGCTTCAGAAAAGTTAGCGTCTAATCGCGATTCCGAAGATACCAAAGGTTTTATGTCGCTAGTGGCAAAGTTCAAGTCGCAAGTGTCTTCGCAACGTGATGATAGCAACGATAAGCCAGACTTTGATTATGATCAAATGGTCAAAAATCAGGTGACTTACGAGCGCAAACATCAAGATGTAGACAGTGAGCCACTCGTTGATGATGACCATTTACGCTTTGATGATCCTACTCAACATGATGCAGAACCTAACTTTGATGCCGACACACACTCTTATAGCCAAGCTAACAATAAAGATGACACTTTCGACGTTGGATTTAGCGCATTAGACAGTGATACGCCTTGGGATGACGAGCCTGATGCACCTAAGCCAAACAGTGAGAATGATTATGCAGACGATAACTTGAGTGCCAATGCAGAAGATATTGTTGATGCACTTGATGATGTCTATCAAAGCCCAATAAAACCCGCTAAACAGGCCAAAATTGTTGATGGCATAGTGGTTATCGATGGCCAGTCAGTGGTGCCACCTCGGCCTTCGACGCCATTGCCTTGTATTTCATTATTAGATGTTCCTAATCGCTCCAAAAATCCGATTTCTGAAGAAGAGCTCGAACAAATTGCCCGGTTAGTTGAATTGAAACTCGCTGATTTTAATATTTCAGCGCAAGTAGTTGGGGTATTTCCGGGACCTGTGGTCACGCGATTTGAACTTGAATTAGCGCCTGGTATTAAAGCATCTAAAATCACCAACTTAGCTAACGATTTAGCACGTTCATTATTAGCAGAGCGGGTTCGTGTTGTTGAAGTTATTCCAGGTAAAGCTTATGTGGGTTTGGAATTGCCTAACAAATTCCGCGAAACCGTGTTTATGCGGGATGTGTTAGATAGTGACACGTTTAGACAAAGTCAGTCGCCACTATCTATGGTTTTAGGACAGGATATTTCTGGTGAACCTGTCATTGCCGACTTAGGCAAGATGCCGCATTTATTAGTCGCAGGTACCACGGGTTCAGGTAAATCGGTTGGTGTTAACGTCATGATCACCAGTCTTTTGTATAAATCAACGCCAGAAGATGTTCGCTTTATCATGATTGACCCTAAAATGTTGGAACTTTCAGTGTATGAAGGTATTCCGCATTTATTGTGTGAAGTCGTGACTGATATGAAAGATGCGGCCAATGCACTGCGTTGGTGCGTAGGTGAAATGGAGCGTCGTTATAAATTAATGTCGGCCATGGGCGTAAGAAACCTCAAGGGTTACAACGCTAAAATTGCTCATGCTAAAGAGCACGGCCAAGAAATTCCAGATCCACTATGGAAGTCATCCGAATCTATGCTCGATGAAGCGCCGGCGTTAGAAAAATTGCCTGCACTTGTCGTGGTCGTCGATGAATTTGCCGACATGATGATGATAGTCGGTAAAAAGGTTGAAGAACTTATTACCCGAATTGCTCAAAAAGCACGCGCCGCCGGCATACATTTGATTTTAGCAACTCAAAGACCTTCGGTTGATGTGATCACAGGTTTGATTAAAGCTAACATTCCTACGCGTATTGCTTTTCAGGTGTCATCAAGAATTGACTCGCGCACAATTTTAGATCAACAAGGCGCTGAAAATCTGCTGGGAATGGGGGATATGTTATACCTGCCGCCGGGTACCAGCGTACCCACTCGTGTCCATGGCGCTTTTATTGACGATCACGAAGTTCATAAAGTAGTTGCCGATTGGAAAGCTCGCGGAACGCCGCAATATATAGATGAAATTCTGCAAGGCTCAAGCGATGGCGAGCAAGTACTATTGCCAGGTGAAACCTCGCAAGCCGAAGAAGATATAGATCCTTTATATGATGAAGCCGTTGCTTTTGTGACCGAAACTCGCCGCGGATCTATTTCGAGTGTTCAGCGCAAATTTAAGATTGGTTATAACCGCGCTGCGCGTATTATTGAGCAAATGGAAGCTCAAGGGGTTGTGAGTAGCCAAGGCCATAATGGCAACCGTGAAGTATTGGCGCCACCGCCACCAAGACATTAA